From a region of the Rhodococcus sp. 4CII genome:
- a CDS encoding tripartite tricarboxylate transporter permease yields MDNLNWLLQGFEQAATPMNLLYACIGVLLGTAVGVLPGIGPAMTVALLLPVTYNVSPSAAFIMFAGIYYGGMYGGSTTSILLNTPGESSSVITAIEGNKMAKAGRAAQALATAAIGSFVAGSIGTMLLVLFAPMVSSFAVTLGAPSYLAIMLLALVAVTAVLGTSKLRGCISLLLGLAIGLVGIDFLTGQPRATFGIPQLSDGIDIVVVAVAVFALGEALWVAAHLRRRPAEVIPVGRPWMGKSDWKRSWKPWLRGTAYGFPFGALPAGGAELPTFLSYITEKKLSKHKDEFGKGAIEGVAGPEAANNASAAGTLVPMLSLGLPTNATAAVMLTAFVSYGIQPGPTLFEKEPLLIWTLIASLFIGNFLLLVLNLPLAPLWAKLLRTPRPYLYAGILFFAALGAFAVNLQWLDLALLLTFGLMGLMMRRFGLPVLPLIIGVILGPRIERQLRQSLQLGGGDWGSLFTEPVAIIVYLVIAVLLIAPLVAKVVRSHYPVAAPDFPDGPAGGGSTDTREKAHA; encoded by the coding sequence ATGGACAACTTGAACTGGCTGCTGCAAGGGTTCGAGCAGGCGGCCACCCCCATGAACCTGCTCTACGCGTGCATCGGTGTCCTGCTGGGCACGGCCGTCGGCGTGCTCCCGGGTATCGGGCCGGCCATGACCGTGGCCCTGTTGCTTCCCGTCACGTACAACGTCAGCCCGAGTGCCGCGTTCATCATGTTCGCCGGCATCTACTACGGCGGCATGTACGGCGGGTCGACGACGTCGATCCTGCTGAACACGCCGGGCGAATCGTCGTCGGTGATCACGGCGATCGAGGGCAACAAGATGGCCAAGGCCGGCAGGGCCGCGCAGGCCCTGGCGACCGCCGCGATCGGATCGTTCGTCGCCGGGTCGATCGGCACGATGCTCCTGGTGCTGTTCGCACCGATGGTGTCGAGTTTCGCCGTCACCCTCGGCGCGCCGTCCTACCTCGCCATCATGCTGCTCGCTCTCGTGGCCGTCACGGCCGTCCTCGGAACCTCGAAGCTCCGCGGCTGCATTTCCCTGCTGCTCGGTCTCGCGATCGGCCTCGTCGGCATCGACTTCCTCACCGGTCAGCCGCGTGCCACGTTCGGCATCCCGCAGCTGTCCGACGGGATCGACATCGTCGTCGTCGCGGTCGCCGTGTTCGCACTGGGTGAGGCACTCTGGGTGGCCGCGCACCTCCGTCGCCGACCGGCAGAGGTCATCCCGGTCGGCAGGCCGTGGATGGGCAAGAGCGACTGGAAGCGTTCGTGGAAACCGTGGTTGCGGGGCACCGCCTACGGATTCCCTTTCGGTGCGCTCCCCGCAGGCGGCGCCGAACTGCCCACCTTCCTCTCCTACATCACCGAGAAGAAGCTGTCGAAGCACAAGGACGAATTCGGCAAGGGCGCCATCGAAGGTGTCGCCGGGCCCGAGGCCGCCAACAACGCTTCGGCGGCAGGCACACTCGTGCCGATGCTGTCGCTGGGCCTGCCGACCAACGCGACGGCCGCGGTCATGCTGACGGCGTTCGTGTCGTACGGAATCCAGCCGGGCCCGACTCTGTTCGAGAAGGAACCGCTCCTGATCTGGACGCTGATCGCGAGCCTGTTCATCGGCAACTTCCTGCTGCTGGTGCTCAACCTGCCGCTCGCGCCGCTGTGGGCGAAGCTGCTCCGCACCCCGCGTCCCTACCTCTACGCCGGAATCCTGTTCTTCGCCGCACTGGGCGCATTCGCCGTCAATCTCCAGTGGCTCGACCTCGCGCTGCTGCTGACGTTCGGGCTGATGGGTCTGATGATGCGCAGGTTCGGGCTACCGGTGCTGCCGCTCATCATCGGCGTCATCCTCGGGCCGCGCATCGAACGGCAGCTGCGGCAGAGCCTGCAACTCGGTGGCGGCGACTGGGGCAGCCTGTTCACCGAGCCCGTCGCGATCATCGTCTACCTCGTGATCGCAGTGCTCCTCATCGCACCCCTCGTCGCCAAGGTCGTCCGCTCGCACTACCCGGTCGCGGCGCCCGATTTCCCGGACGGACCGGCCGGCGGCGGCTCCACCGACACCAGAGAGAAGGCACACGCATGA
- a CDS encoding tripartite tricarboxylate transporter TctB family protein yields the protein MSAPVEPSAAAADAASAPKRRDLAQFVVCAVMVAVGVFLIVDALSLSEGFAKVDPVGPRLFPLVIGGGLVVVAVALGVAILRGSTGEADGGEDVDLDSSGDWRTVGLLVALFVATIALIDLLGWAIVGTFLFAGAATILGSRHWVRNIAIGAVLGFGSFYAFYVGLGIPLPAGILDGIL from the coding sequence ATGAGCGCCCCCGTCGAACCGTCCGCCGCCGCGGCGGACGCGGCCTCGGCCCCGAAGCGGCGAGACCTCGCGCAGTTCGTCGTCTGCGCCGTGATGGTGGCCGTCGGGGTGTTCCTCATCGTCGACGCGCTGTCGCTCAGCGAGGGCTTCGCGAAGGTCGACCCGGTGGGGCCGCGGCTGTTCCCGCTCGTCATCGGAGGCGGCCTGGTGGTCGTCGCCGTGGCGCTCGGCGTCGCGATCCTGCGCGGGTCGACCGGTGAAGCCGACGGCGGCGAGGACGTCGACCTCGATTCGTCGGGTGACTGGCGGACCGTCGGACTGCTCGTGGCGCTGTTCGTCGCCACCATCGCCCTGATCGACCTCCTCGGCTGGGCGATCGTCGGAACGTTCCTGTTCGCCGGTGCGGCCACGATCCTCGGCAGCCGGCACTGGGTCCGCAACATCGCGATCGGCGCGGTGCTCGGATTCGGCAGCTTCTACGCGTTCTACGTCGGGCTCGGAATCCCGCTGCCCGCAGGCATTCTGGACGGAATCCTCTGA
- the yaaA gene encoding peroxide stress protein YaaA, whose translation MLVLLPPSETKSDGGADAPLDLAELSMPQLTETREMLVQALVTLAADVEASQVALGLGPTQADEIERNAKLWVSPTRPALARYTGVLFDALDARSFTKAQKSKAQSRLAMGSALFGAVRADDLIPAYRLSGGSKLPGLGTLRALWKPELSRAITAEADGLVVDLRSGTYQQLGPIPDAVIATVLTEKPDGTRTVVSHFNKHHKGLLARALTISRAEPDDVRGVARVASKAGLRVEVVSERELIILTD comes from the coding sequence GTGCTGGTGCTACTTCCCCCCTCCGAAACCAAGTCCGACGGCGGCGCCGACGCGCCCCTCGACCTGGCCGAGCTGTCCATGCCGCAGCTCACCGAAACCCGCGAAATGCTGGTCCAGGCGCTGGTCACGCTGGCCGCGGATGTGGAGGCGTCGCAGGTCGCGCTCGGCCTCGGCCCCACCCAGGCCGACGAGATCGAACGGAACGCCAAACTGTGGGTCTCCCCCACCCGCCCCGCGCTCGCGCGCTACACCGGCGTGCTGTTCGACGCGCTCGACGCCAGATCGTTCACCAAGGCACAGAAATCCAAGGCGCAGTCGCGGCTGGCGATGGGATCCGCACTGTTCGGCGCGGTCCGCGCGGACGATCTGATTCCCGCCTACCGGTTGTCGGGCGGATCGAAGCTCCCCGGGCTCGGCACCCTCCGGGCGTTGTGGAAGCCGGAACTCAGCCGGGCGATCACCGCCGAAGCGGACGGTCTCGTCGTCGACCTGCGGTCGGGGACGTACCAGCAACTCGGACCGATTCCCGACGCCGTGATCGCCACCGTGCTCACCGAGAAGCCGGACGGCACCCGCACCGTCGTCAGCCACTTCAACAAGCATCACAAGGGTCTGCTGGCCCGTGCGCTGACGATCTCGCGCGCCGAACCGGACGACGTCCGCGGTGTGGCACGAGTGGCGTCGAAGGCGGGGCTCCGGGTCGAGGTGGTGTCGGAGCGCGAACTGATCATCCTCACCGACTGA
- a CDS encoding response regulator translates to MYEVLVVDDDFMVAEIHRRFVDKTPGFTTVGVARTAAEALESVRTGNPDLVLLDVYLPDMSGLDVLQRLRAEGNAVGVIMITAAREIDTVSRALHGGASDYLVKPFDYTQLQEKLENFRRRARALESQSGADQSLIDSLFGGQSKTPEPSRLPKGLSAETGRLVLDILRSKGELSSTECAELAGLSRVSVRRYLEHYLSEGLLEVRLEYGGAGRPVRRYRPVPR, encoded by the coding sequence ATGTATGAGGTCCTGGTCGTCGACGACGACTTCATGGTCGCGGAGATCCACCGCCGATTCGTCGACAAGACACCGGGGTTCACCACCGTCGGCGTGGCGCGAACCGCAGCCGAGGCACTCGAATCCGTACGCACCGGCAACCCCGACCTCGTCCTCCTGGACGTCTACCTCCCGGACATGTCCGGACTCGACGTCCTGCAACGACTGCGGGCCGAGGGCAACGCCGTCGGCGTCATCATGATCACCGCGGCACGGGAGATCGACACCGTCAGCCGGGCCCTGCACGGCGGCGCATCCGACTATCTGGTCAAGCCGTTCGACTACACGCAGCTGCAGGAGAAACTCGAAAACTTCCGGAGGCGCGCCCGCGCCCTCGAATCGCAGTCCGGTGCAGACCAATCGCTGATCGACTCCCTGTTCGGGGGCCAGAGCAAGACCCCGGAACCGAGCAGGCTCCCGAAGGGCCTGAGCGCCGAGACGGGGCGCCTGGTGCTCGACATCCTGCGGTCGAAAGGCGAGCTGTCGTCGACCGAATGCGCGGAACTCGCCGGACTGTCCCGCGTCAGTGTTCGCCGGTACCTCGAGCACTACCTGTCCGAGGGACTGCTGGAGGTGCGGCTCGAATACGGGGGCGCGGGCAGACCCGTGCGCCGGTATCGCCCCGTCCCGCGGTGA
- a CDS encoding tripartite tricarboxylate transporter substrate binding protein has translation MSRTGSGSSVRALLLLALVGLLVAGCGVTRGDDEGLHRVRMMVPNSPGGGYDLTARTAVKIMEDEGITGRVEVFNVIGAGGTVAMARLMNEAGNDDLMMMMGLGVVGAGYTNGSSARVSDATALAKVVEEQEGILVPADSPFQTIDDFVAAWRADPASITIGGGSSPGGPDHLFPMETARAVGVDPNSVNYVSYDGGGDLLTALLGQKITAGTSGLGEYVDQIEAGQVRVLAVSGNERVEGIDAPTLTEAGVDLTFTNWRGVLAPPGLSDGAKADMVEALEKLHDTPEWKEALVKNGWSDAFTTGPEFEQFLRDQDERVSSTLAELGLT, from the coding sequence ATGTCGAGAACAGGTAGCGGGAGCAGCGTACGCGCGCTGCTCCTGCTTGCGCTCGTAGGTCTCCTCGTGGCCGGCTGCGGTGTCACCCGCGGCGACGACGAGGGTCTGCACAGGGTGCGGATGATGGTCCCGAACAGTCCGGGTGGCGGCTACGACCTCACGGCGCGGACCGCGGTGAAGATCATGGAAGACGAGGGCATCACCGGCCGCGTCGAAGTGTTCAACGTCATCGGCGCCGGTGGAACCGTCGCGATGGCCAGGCTGATGAACGAGGCCGGCAACGACGACCTCATGATGATGATGGGCCTGGGCGTCGTCGGCGCCGGGTACACCAACGGGTCCAGCGCGCGGGTATCCGACGCCACCGCCCTGGCCAAGGTGGTCGAGGAGCAGGAAGGCATTCTCGTGCCCGCGGATTCACCGTTCCAGACCATCGACGACTTCGTCGCCGCGTGGCGCGCCGACCCGGCATCGATCACCATCGGCGGCGGTTCCTCGCCCGGCGGACCGGATCACCTGTTTCCGATGGAGACGGCGCGCGCGGTCGGAGTGGACCCGAACTCGGTGAACTACGTGTCCTACGACGGCGGCGGCGACCTTCTGACCGCCCTCCTCGGCCAGAAGATCACCGCGGGCACATCGGGACTCGGTGAGTACGTCGACCAGATCGAGGCCGGCCAGGTGCGGGTGCTCGCCGTGTCCGGGAACGAGCGGGTCGAGGGCATCGACGCGCCGACCCTCACCGAGGCCGGAGTGGACCTGACGTTCACCAACTGGCGGGGAGTGCTCGCCCCGCCCGGACTGTCCGACGGCGCCAAGGCGGACATGGTCGAGGCGCTCGAAAAGTTGCACGACACACCGGAATGGAAGGAGGCCCTGGTGAAGAACGGTTGGAGTGACGCCTTCACGACGGGACCGGAGTTCGAGCAGTTCCTCCGGGACCAGGACGAGCGGGTCTCGTCCACCCTGGCCGAATTGGGGCTGACATGA
- a CDS encoding glyoxalase superfamily protein has translation MDFKIELIILPVSDVDRAKAFYADQVGFVVDHDHRVDENVRFVQLTPPGSACSIAIGEGLVDTPPGSVHGLQIVVDDADAAHAELSGRGVPVSEVQDLAWGRFVYFADPDGNEWALQQPPQRS, from the coding sequence ATGGACTTCAAAATCGAGCTGATCATCCTGCCGGTGTCGGACGTGGACCGGGCCAAGGCCTTCTACGCCGACCAGGTCGGCTTCGTCGTCGACCACGATCACCGGGTCGACGAGAACGTGCGGTTCGTCCAGCTCACCCCGCCCGGCTCGGCCTGCTCGATCGCCATCGGCGAGGGTCTCGTCGACACCCCGCCCGGCTCGGTGCACGGGTTGCAGATCGTCGTCGACGACGCCGATGCCGCCCACGCGGAACTGTCCGGCCGCGGTGTCCCGGTCAGCGAGGTGCAGGATCTGGCATGGGGTCGGTTCGTGTACTTCGCCGATCCCGACGGCAACGAGTGGGCGCTGCAGCAACCCCCGCAGCGGAGCTGA
- a CDS encoding ATP-binding protein, with amino-acid sequence MRTKRNLSSLWSPLHPRVRSLAGQVLLLQLVVVGVVLLAVAAVSVHQSTVEFRDLQGQRMIAVAENVASTPVVRDQLSDRSVERVLAPEVDRAVNLSGATLAEIVAPNGTVSVSSDPTRLGAPAELGASDVMTGRAWSGDVDVDGRHAIVGHVPILSATGDVLAVVSVSDDYPSVWDLLSSAGARLLLYLGIGAGLGLLGSWLLSRRIKTHTRGLEIAEIASLADHREALLHSIREGVVAVNTGGVITVLNDSAQELLDLTGDAVGRHVDDIALEPAVRQYLLNGEDGRDVVLSTSSRMLALSRRAATSQGHKIGTVTTMRDSTELASLQSQLSSHKSVTDTLRAQTHEFANQLHTISGLTQLGDYDAVTDFVGTLTRRRAEISDAVTQRISDPAVAALLIAKTSLAAETGVSLALEPDSHLHALDPELATDVITVVGNLIDNAVDVSEGGRDARISIRITDDDGILIEVADSGPGVPETMREEIFSRGVTSKPGTPGGRGIGLALVRLVSAQHGGSAAVSDAPDTGGALFTVHVPRS; translated from the coding sequence ATGCGAACGAAACGGAACTTAAGTTCATTGTGGTCACCACTTCACCCCCGCGTGCGTAGCCTCGCGGGCCAGGTTCTGCTCCTCCAGCTCGTCGTCGTCGGCGTCGTACTGCTCGCGGTGGCCGCGGTGTCCGTTCATCAATCGACCGTGGAGTTCCGCGACCTCCAGGGGCAGCGCATGATCGCGGTCGCCGAGAATGTCGCGTCGACTCCGGTGGTGCGCGACCAGTTGTCGGACCGCTCGGTCGAACGTGTGCTGGCACCCGAGGTCGATCGCGCCGTCAACCTGTCGGGTGCCACGCTCGCCGAGATCGTGGCGCCGAACGGGACCGTGTCGGTGTCGTCCGATCCGACCCGGCTCGGGGCACCCGCGGAACTCGGCGCCAGCGATGTGATGACCGGACGGGCCTGGTCGGGCGACGTGGACGTCGACGGACGGCACGCCATCGTCGGCCACGTCCCGATCCTGTCCGCCACCGGGGACGTGCTCGCGGTGGTCTCCGTCAGCGACGACTACCCGTCCGTGTGGGACCTGCTCAGCAGCGCCGGGGCGCGCCTGCTGCTATATCTGGGGATCGGCGCCGGTCTGGGGCTTCTCGGCTCGTGGCTGCTGTCGCGCCGCATCAAGACCCACACCCGCGGGCTCGAGATCGCCGAAATCGCAAGTCTCGCCGACCATCGCGAGGCGCTGTTGCACAGCATCCGGGAGGGAGTGGTCGCGGTGAACACGGGCGGCGTGATCACCGTCCTCAACGACAGCGCCCAGGAACTGCTCGACCTCACCGGCGACGCCGTCGGCAGGCACGTCGACGACATCGCGCTCGAGCCCGCCGTCCGGCAGTACCTCCTCAACGGGGAGGACGGCCGGGACGTGGTGCTGTCGACGTCGTCACGCATGCTGGCGCTGAGTCGCCGCGCAGCCACCAGCCAGGGGCACAAGATCGGCACCGTCACCACCATGCGCGACAGCACCGAACTCGCGTCGCTGCAGAGCCAGCTCTCTTCCCACAAGAGCGTCACCGACACGCTGCGGGCGCAGACGCACGAGTTCGCGAACCAGCTGCACACCATCTCCGGTCTGACCCAGCTCGGCGACTACGACGCCGTCACCGATTTCGTCGGCACTCTCACCCGCCGCCGCGCGGAGATCAGCGATGCTGTGACACAGCGCATCTCGGATCCCGCCGTCGCAGCACTGCTGATCGCGAAGACGTCGCTGGCCGCCGAGACCGGGGTGTCGCTGGCGCTGGAACCCGACTCGCATCTGCACGCCCTCGATCCTGAACTCGCCACCGATGTCATCACCGTCGTCGGCAATCTCATCGACAACGCCGTCGACGTGTCCGAAGGCGGGCGAGACGCGCGGATCTCGATCCGGATCACCGACGACGACGGCATCCTCATCGAGGTCGCCGATTCCGGCCCCGGGGTGCCCGAGACGATGCGGGAGGAGATCTTCTCGCGCGGCGTCACCTCGAAGCCGGGCACGCCGGGCGGCCGCGGAATCGGGCTCGCCCTGGTCCGGCTCGTCAGCGCCCAGCACGGCGGGTCCGCGGCCGTGTCGGACGCGCCGGACACCGGCGGTGCCCTGTTCACCGTCCACGTTCCGCGTAGTTAG
- a CDS encoding proline--tRNA ligase, with protein MITRLSHLFLRTLRDDPADAEVPSHKLLVRAGYVRRIAPGVYSWLPLGLRVLREVERVVREEMNAIGAQEISLPALLPREPYEASNRWTEYGDGLFRLKDRKGGDYLLGPTHEELFALTVKGEYNSYKDFPVTLYQVQTKYRDEERPRAGILRGREFIMKDSYSFDLTDEGLTESYQAHRDAYEKIFARLGVKYVIVSATSGAMGGSASEEFLAESEIGEDTYVRCLESGYAANVEAVKTLAPEPIPFDGLPAAQVYDTPDTPTIATLVAWANDADLGRTVTASDTLKNLLVKTRQPGGKWELLGIGVPGDREVDDKRLGASLEPAEFELLTEADFEANPFLVKGYVGPKALQANGVRYLVDPRIVDGTSWITGADEKGKHVVGLVAGRDFVPDGTIEAAEVRGGDPSPDGAGELVAARGIEIGHVFQLGRKYTDVFSVDVLGENGKPVRPTMGSYGVGVSRLVAVIAEQHHDDKGLRWPAEVSPADVHVVIANKDDTAREGAEGLAAELDKAGLEVILDDRKASPGVKFKDSELLGVPLVVVVGRGWSEGKVEVRDRFTGESREVAAESALTEIVQTVKG; from the coding sequence GTGATTACCCGCCTGTCCCACCTGTTCCTCCGCACTCTGCGCGACGACCCCGCCGACGCCGAGGTCCCCAGCCACAAGCTGCTGGTCCGCGCCGGTTACGTGCGCCGTATCGCGCCCGGCGTCTATTCGTGGCTGCCGCTGGGTCTGCGGGTGCTCCGCGAGGTCGAGCGGGTAGTGCGGGAAGAGATGAACGCGATCGGCGCGCAGGAGATCTCCCTGCCCGCCCTGCTGCCGCGGGAACCGTACGAGGCTTCCAACCGGTGGACCGAGTACGGCGACGGACTGTTCCGCCTGAAGGACCGCAAGGGTGGCGATTATCTGCTCGGCCCCACCCACGAGGAGTTGTTCGCGCTGACCGTCAAGGGTGAGTACAACTCGTACAAGGATTTCCCGGTCACCCTGTACCAGGTGCAGACCAAGTACCGCGACGAGGAGCGCCCGCGGGCCGGCATCCTCCGCGGCCGCGAGTTCATCATGAAGGATTCGTACTCGTTCGACCTCACCGACGAGGGCCTCACCGAGTCGTACCAGGCGCACCGCGACGCCTACGAAAAGATCTTCGCCCGGCTCGGCGTCAAATACGTCATCGTGTCGGCGACGTCCGGTGCGATGGGCGGCAGCGCTTCGGAGGAGTTCCTCGCCGAGAGCGAGATCGGTGAGGACACGTACGTCCGCTGCCTGGAGTCCGGCTACGCCGCCAACGTGGAGGCCGTGAAGACGCTGGCTCCCGAACCCATTCCGTTCGACGGACTGCCCGCCGCGCAGGTGTACGACACGCCGGACACCCCCACGATCGCGACGCTCGTCGCGTGGGCGAACGACGCCGATCTCGGCCGGACGGTCACCGCCTCGGACACCCTGAAGAACCTCCTGGTCAAGACGCGGCAGCCGGGTGGCAAGTGGGAACTGCTCGGCATCGGTGTTCCCGGCGACCGCGAGGTGGACGACAAGCGCCTCGGCGCCTCGCTCGAGCCCGCGGAATTCGAACTGCTCACCGAGGCCGACTTCGAGGCCAACCCGTTCCTGGTCAAGGGCTACGTCGGACCGAAGGCGCTGCAAGCCAACGGAGTTCGCTACCTCGTCGACCCCCGGATCGTGGACGGCACCAGCTGGATCACCGGAGCCGACGAGAAGGGCAAGCACGTGGTCGGGCTGGTGGCGGGCCGCGACTTCGTCCCGGACGGCACCATCGAGGCCGCCGAGGTCCGCGGCGGCGACCCGTCGCCCGACGGTGCCGGTGAACTGGTCGCGGCCCGGGGCATCGAGATCGGGCACGTCTTCCAGCTCGGCCGCAAGTACACCGACGTGTTCTCCGTGGACGTGCTCGGCGAGAACGGCAAGCCCGTCCGCCCCACCATGGGCTCCTACGGCGTCGGTGTCTCGCGCCTCGTCGCCGTGATCGCGGAGCAGCATCACGACGACAAGGGTCTGCGCTGGCCTGCCGAGGTGTCGCCTGCAGACGTGCACGTGGTGATCGCCAACAAGGACGACACCGCCCGGGAAGGGGCCGAGGGTCTCGCCGCCGAGCTCGACAAGGCCGGACTCGAGGTGATCCTCGACGATCGCAAGGCGTCGCCGGGTGTGAAGTTCAAGGATTCCGAACTGCTCGGTGTTCCGCTGGTCGTGGTCGTCGGCCGCGGGTGGAGCGAGGGCAAGGTGGAGGTCCGCGACCGCTTCACCGGCGAGAGTCGCGAGGTGGCCGCCGAGTCGGCGCTGACCGAGATCGTCCAGACCGTCAAGGGCTGA
- a CDS encoding universal stress protein, whose protein sequence is MIVVGYTPDQFGGAALDHGVAEAQLRGTSLLVINTSKGDSLADQSFADNAQLQELEGTLSASGVDHEVRQIVGDETVDVILEAMTAPNAELLVIGIRDRTPVGKLLMGSTAQRLLLSCRKPVLAVKPDVR, encoded by the coding sequence ATGATCGTCGTCGGATACACCCCCGACCAGTTCGGGGGAGCGGCCCTCGACCACGGCGTCGCGGAGGCGCAGCTGCGCGGGACGTCGCTGCTCGTGATCAACACGTCGAAGGGCGACTCCCTCGCCGACCAGTCGTTCGCCGACAATGCGCAGCTCCAGGAACTCGAAGGCACGCTGTCGGCGAGCGGCGTCGACCACGAGGTCCGGCAGATCGTGGGGGACGAGACCGTCGACGTGATCCTCGAGGCGATGACGGCGCCGAACGCCGAGCTCCTGGTCATCGGCATCCGCGACCGCACCCCCGTCGGGAAACTGCTGATGGGCAGCACCGCCCAGCGACTGCTGCTGTCCTGCCGCAAACCGGTGCTGGCCGTCAAGCCCGACGTGCGCTGA
- a CDS encoding trypsin-like serine protease gives MATPFRTTVAGIAAVGLLLAVSAAGGSAAAAPAAPAQDPRVGPLFLAGTPIHVCTGSALDSTDGDLVLTAAHCIAGSGGALSFAPGYDRGVSPFGLWSVSQIYVDPAWLQSQDPQHDYAVLRVAPTGATLPTTVESAVGGGFELATAPATSSAVTVTGYPTLGDGPVSCTAPTTSTDSYPTVVCDGLGEGTSGGPWAMGPTVVGVVGGLDHGGCTDSVSYSPTFGSGTLALLDRAERRDAGDSTPFALTGTCTRS, from the coding sequence GTGGCCACGCCCTTCCGCACGACCGTCGCCGGGATAGCCGCGGTGGGGTTGCTCCTCGCTGTCAGCGCCGCCGGGGGATCGGCCGCCGCCGCGCCTGCAGCCCCCGCGCAGGATCCTCGTGTCGGTCCACTGTTCCTGGCCGGCACGCCGATCCACGTCTGCACCGGATCGGCACTGGACAGCACGGACGGCGACCTCGTGCTGACCGCCGCCCACTGCATCGCGGGGTCCGGCGGCGCGTTGTCGTTCGCGCCCGGATACGACCGCGGTGTGTCACCGTTCGGACTGTGGTCGGTGTCGCAGATCTACGTCGACCCGGCCTGGCTTCAGTCGCAGGACCCACAACACGACTACGCGGTCCTCCGGGTGGCCCCGACCGGTGCCACCCTGCCGACCACCGTCGAATCGGCGGTCGGTGGGGGATTCGAGCTGGCCACCGCCCCGGCCACTTCGAGCGCCGTGACGGTGACCGGCTATCCCACCCTCGGCGACGGCCCGGTGTCGTGCACCGCCCCGACCACGTCGACGGACAGCTATCCCACGGTGGTCTGCGACGGTCTCGGCGAGGGAACGAGCGGTGGCCCGTGGGCGATGGGTCCGACGGTCGTGGGCGTCGTCGGCGGCCTCGACCACGGCGGGTGCACCGACTCGGTGTCCTACTCGCCGACGTTCGGCTCCGGAACGCTCGCCCTGCTGGACCGTGCGGAGCGCCGTGACGCCGGCGACTCGACACCGTTCGCCCTCACCGGCACCTGCACCCGATCCTGA